DNA from Candidatus Melainabacteria bacterium RIFOXYA2_FULL_32_9:
GCCAAGGAAGCTGTTATACAAGGAGCTGATATAGTAAATGATGTAGCAGGCTTTGACCATGACCCAGATATGATAAAAGTTACAGCTGAACTGCGTTGTCCTGTAATAATAATGCATAGTCTTTCTGATCCCACAACTATGCAAATTAATCCTACTTATCCAGAGAATGTAGTAGATTCAATATTTAAGAGCTTGTATGATAAAACTCAAAAAGCCCTTGAAGCAGGTATACTGAAAGAAAATATCATTATTGATCCGGGCATTGGATTTGGCAAAACTCTTGAACACAACATTGAAATCGTGCAAAGAATTAGTGAATTTAAGTCTTTAGGCTATCCATTATTAGTGGGGGTTTCAAGAAAATCAATTATAGCAAGAATCCTAGAGCTACCTCCAGAGGAAAGAGAAGAGGCTAATATAGCAATAAACTCCTATCTTGCCGCAAATGGGGTAAATATAATAAGAGTTCACGATGTTGAAAAACACTATAAAGCATTTAAAGTTTTAGATAGAATAATTAAAGATTAGTTACTATGACGAGGGGAAGCTGAGAATGAAACTAAATCCTGTTAATTTTAATGAAAAGATTACTTTAGCAAGATTAAACAAGGGAACAAGTTCTAGTGGTATTTTAGTCAATTCACATAACATTGGCTCAATTAGGGAAGAAAGTTGCGACAATTATCGAGTATCAGATTGCAATGGGGAAATGCTCGGTTGGTTTGCAGGTAAAAGTAATCTTGATAAACTCGCCAAGGTTATTGATTTAACTCGTTAACTTACAAATCAATATATTATTGAATATCGCACCAGCCAAATACTAATCTAAATACGCCCGGTTCTGGTGAGGTTAATATATTTTTTCTTACCAGATAATTAACTCTGGATGAGATTTCTTTTAGTTCTACATCCTCAAAACCCTTGCCTGATTTAGGTTGTTTGACCTTATTTTCTACTAAATAATGCTTAATGTCAGCAGTTGTGGCTTGTCCTGAGCTAAAGACTATACCTTTATAAATTTCATAATTCAAATTATTATTTGTACGCAAATAATTTCTGACTTGAGAAATTGCTTGATCTGGTAAAAATATTTTACGTGAATTTTCGTCATCTTCTTTACTTACGTTAACAGCAATTTTGACTTCAGCATCTTCAATATTATTTTCACCAACTTCATTTTTATCACGCTTGCTTTTATTAACGTCGGTATTTTTAACCAGACTTTTTAGACTTGCAATCAATGAGTTTAGTTTAAATTTTTGTTCGTTAAGTTCAACTAACTTTTTTTGACATTCTTCTAAATAAGCAATTTCCGGTTGGATTTTTGCAAGCTCGTTTTCGGCTTCTATTATTAAGCCTTGGATTCTTTCGTTGCTCGCTATGGACATAATTTTCTCTGCTGCTTCCATTCTTATTCCCTCAATTATTTTACTGATTTAAATCAATTATATAATATGACGTGAGAAATTGGAATACTTAATTTAGATTAGATAACTTAAATATTTTGCGTATGCTTATTTCTTACGTGCGCTATACGTAATAAAATTATTGACGTAAATATGGATATTAAATTTTAAAAATATACTTAAAATCGACGTAACTTTTAAACAATTTTTAACGTCAGAATTTTATCGTTTGATATATAATTGTACCGATCAAACTATTTAAGGTATAAATATGAACTATTTCTACCCAATAAAAACCGAAGATGGCACTATAAGCTTATTTAATACAATAGTTAATGACGTTTATCATAGTAAAATTGGCGCTTATACTGAAGCACTGGAAAAATTCGTTATACCTTCTGGAATTCTAGAATTTATCAAAAATAATAATAACGTAAATATACTGGATATGTGCTTTGGGCTTGGCTATAACAGTAAAGCAGCAGTCAGTGAGATCTGGAAAATCAATCCAAACTGCAAAATAAATATTACTGGACTTGAATATGACCCAAATGTATTAGCTTTTTCTACGCTAGAATCTCCTAACTACGTTGATAGTAAAGTAAATGAGATTTTTAATACAACCATATCCAGCGTCATAGACATAGAAGCTTTTGCTAATGATTATAAATATGACGTGAATTTTACACGCCCTGATTTGGGGCCTGATTTTTCTGGGGGGTCTAATTCTATATGCATGGGCTTAAAAAATAACTCCTTACATAATATATATTATCGGTCTATTTCTAATAGAAATAATAGGGTTAAGATTGCTGAATATAAGAGCGATTTACTGAATATAACCATTTTTATCTGTGATGCCAGACAAGTAATAAAAGACCTAAACCATTGCTATGACTATATATTTCATGACCCCTTTACCCCGTCTAAATTACCAACACTGTGGACAGTAGATATATTCAAAGAGTATTATAGACTATTAAAAGAAGATGGAAATATCACAACATATAGTGCAGCGGCACCAGTACGTGCAGGATTAATTGATGCTGGTTTTTATATTGGTAAAACAGATCCTATAGGAAGAAAAGAATCTGGAACTATAGCTGCTAAGAAAAATGAGCTAATAAAAATAAAATTATCCGACAAAGAAGAGGGGTTAATTAATACTAACGCCGGTATTCCTTATCGTGATCCTAATTTTCAATATAATACAGAGCAAATACTTAATAATAGAGAAGAATCACAAAAAATATCAGGCAGAATCTCTACCAGTAAATATTTAAAGAATTTTTCTAATGGCAATATATCTTAAAAAGCAAGATATCAAGTAAGTTAATAATTAATAGCTAGCTTATAACAAAGCATATAAGATAATTATCGGTTTGTGTATAGTTATTATGTACCGTATTATGTATAATCCAATGGCACAATACACCTAATCCCTTTATATCGTACAACATTATTTTTTTGCTCTCCTAACTATCCCTGACTGAGCAAGGAAATTTATATATATTTCTGCAAGAATATACTCTTAACTTGTACAGCTATATCTAATTAACCCTAAAACCCTGTCTTCCAGGAATTTCAGAATAGTTAATAAGTGAATAATAACAAAATAGAAAAATTTAGAGTAAGTATGCACATATGAATTGAGAGGTTGGAATATGAAACCACTGATTAGCATATGTATACCCAATCATAACTATGAAAATTACATTCGTGAAACTATTGATAGTGTTTTAGCGCAAACGTATCAGAATTTTGAGATAATCATAGTTGATGATGTATCTACTGATAGCTCGGTTGATATAATTAAAAGCTATGATGATCCTAGAATAAAACTATACCAAAATGAGAAAAACCTTTATACATTTAGAACAAACAATAAAGCTATGGGCTTAGCGCAAGGGGAGTTAATTGCTATTCTTCATTCAGATGATAAATATGCACCAAATTTCCTTGAAGAGATTGTGAAAGCCTATAATGAATATCCAAAGCACAAAGTATTTATTACTGATGTATACTTTTATCACTCAGATAATAAAAAGCTAATACCATGGCATCCATATAATAAAGGTGGAATTAAGTCACAGCAAGAAGTATTAATCAGACTATTCCATCAAAATAATATAGGCAACGGAGTTAACGTAGTATTTCATCGTGATTGCTTAAATGAAGTAGGGATGTTTTCTGTTGAGTACAAATATATTGCCGATTACGACTATTTACTAAAACTTGGTAATAAATACGAATTCGTATATATACCCAAACTTCTGACATATTATAGAGTACATAGTTCAAATGCAACCTGCAATAACATTAGGCAAGAAGACAGAGATGACGAAGTTTATAAGATAATAAACAAAAATTTGTCTGAATCTGAAATTATATATAAGGAATTGCACGACAAGCTTAGCTATTTTTCTACCAGTAATAGTATTCATAAAGCATTCTATATGGGAACCAAATTCAACTCAGGACATTTAACAAGATTTATGCTGAATTGTAAAAGAAAACTGGATCCAAACATAGTCGCCGATCCATACTGGCATTTAATTTTCTTACATAGTTTTCTAATAAATGAACGACTCCCTAAACTATGGTTAAAACTAGCATCAAGACTCGGCAGATTAATGCTGTATCCTAATAAATTATACGTAAATTATTTAATTGAGAAGATGATTAATTCAATTTCTAGCAAGTCTTTTTCCTAAAAGAAAAGTAAAAAAAGAGCCATAATGGCTCTTTTTTTTACTCATATAGTTATTATCTTTCTGAAATTAGTGATGAAAATACTACGAAGCTTGCAGCAAGATCCTGATTGGATATTAACACGTAATCAGGAACTTTGAGATTTGCAGGGGCAAAATTCCATATTGCTCTAATACCTGATTGAACAAGAAAATCTGTAACATCCTGAGCAACTTCTGATGGTACAGCAAGTATAGCAATCTGAATATTCATTCTTCTAACTAAATCCGGCAGCTTAGAAAGGGCAAAAACTTCTTTTTTGCCAACTTTAAGGCCAACTTTATGAGGATCAGTGTCAAATAAAGAAAGAATATCAAGTCCATATTTTTTAAATCCATCATACTTAGCCAGTGCTATTCCCAGATTTCCTGCACCGATTAGAAATGCTTCTTTTGTATTATTAAAGCCAAGAAACTCTTCAAGATGAGCCTTGAATTCTTTCACATCAAAACCGACTTTAGGCTTACCTACATACCCTGTTGCAGCAATGTCTTTTCTTACCTGGGTATCATCTATATCCAACAACTGTGCAATTTTTGCACTTGAAATATATTTCTCTCCAGATTCCAGTGCCTGACAAATTATGTTGTAATAATTTGGCAGCCTTTTTAAAGTCGGTACTGATATTTTCTTGCTCATTTACATACCTTATTCCGTTTAAATACTATATTTAGAATTTTAACATAAGATATCTATTCGAGGTTAAATTTTGAGGCGATATACTTTTCAAAGATTTCTCCTGCTTTTTCAGGTACTGCATTTGATACTAATTCACCATCTACTGATATTGTAGGACTCTTGCCACAATTTTCAAAGCAAAATGTAGCTTTTACTTTTACTTTATCTTCAAGGTTATTATCTTTTATTCGTTTTACTAAACCTTCCATAAAGTCATAAGAACCCTTAATATAGCAACAAGTGCCAACACATACAGCAATTTCTGATTTCTTTTCTTCTATGTCGCCAGAAGTTAGCTCAATATTCTCACCTGAAATTCTTCTTTTGCTCTTATAATGAGTGTGGAGAAGTTCGTGAGCAATTTTACTATTCGGACTTTCAAGCCACTTTTTATATAAGTTTTGTACTTGTGGATTTTCGTGAGATTTATGAATTGGTAATTCTACATCAGCTTTATAAAGACCTTTTGATCTATTTTTCTTAATAGAAGTATCTTTACAACTCTGCGGCTGACCGGCTCCACCAATACATCCACCTGGACATGCCATTACTTCGATAATATCATAATGGGCTTCACCTTTCTCGATTCTTTCGATAAGATCATTTGCTTCCTGTAATCCATTTACAATAGCTATTTTGACTTTTAAGCCTTCAATGTCTACAGTAAGCTCTTTGAATTTATCTAATCCTCTTGCTTCAGTTACAGCAAATTTTTCCAGCGGTTTACCGGTAACCATTTCATATGCTGTTCTAACTACTGCTTCTGAGACCCCGCCAGATGAACCAAATATTACTCCTGCTCCTGTTAAGATACCAAAAGGTGTATCTAACGGTTCAGGTTCGATATTACTAAAATCAATGCCTGCTTCTTTGATCATTCTGATTAATTCTTGAGTGGTCAAAACAATATCAACATCCTGAATGCCGTTATTTTTAAACTCATTGCGTTGAGCTTCAGCTTTTTTAGCTGTACATGGCATTATTGATACGACTGTAAGATTTTCAGGATCAATATTATATTCTTTTGTCAGGTATTTTTTAGCAATTGAGCCGAACATTTGCTGTGGTGATTTGCAAGTAGAAAGATGCTTCAATAATTGAGGATATCTAAACTCTGCAAACCTTACCCAGGCAGGGCAGCAACTTGTAAACAAAGGAAGTTTTTCCTTATTTTGGAGTCTTGTTATAAACTCTGTTGTTTCTTCCATAATTGTCATATCAGCAGCAAAAGATGTATCAAAAATCTGATTGAAACCTATTTTCTTTAACGCTGCAACGATTAAACCAATTGTATTTTCTCCGGGCTTAAAACCAAATGCTTCACCAAGAGCAACTCTAACGGCAGGTGCAATTTGTGCTACAACGACCTTTTGCTGGTTCAAAACAGCTGCCCATGCATTATCGATCTCTGACTTAATAGTTAAAGCGCCTGTTGGACATACAGAAGTACATTGACCACAATATACACAGTCAACGTCACCCATATTTTTACCATACGCAGGAGATACTACTGTTTCAGAACCCCTATTAACGAAGTCGAGAACATTTTGTCCCTGAACTTCTTTACACATTCTTACGCAGTCACCACAAAGAATACATTTATTTGGATCTCTCACAATAGACGGATTAGAGTCATCAATAGGAAGCTCAATTTCCCTTTTACCAAATCTAACATCTCTAATACCCATCTTCTGAGTAAGCTCTTGAAGTTCACAATTATTACTCTTCTCACAAGTTGTACATTCTCTGTTATGATTGGCTAAGAGTAATTCAAGAGCAACTTTTCTGACTCTTCTTGTTTTCTCTGTATTAACTCTGACTTTTAAACCTGGTTCTGGAGGCACAGAGCAACTTGCCTGAACACCTCTACCTTCGATCTCAACAACGCACATACGGCAACCGCCATATATGGTAAGATCAGGTCTATAACAGAAAGTAGGAACTTCAATTCCGGCTTTTCTTATAACTTCAAGCAAATTTCTTTCGTCCGTGTAAGTAGCTTCACGGCCATCTATATATAATTTATTTTTTACTAACGTTTCTGTCATAATTAAATCGTCTCCTTTATAGAAACCTTCAACTTATCCTGAATAGTAATGTTTTTGCCTTTAAATTTATTTAACACATTACACCTCTTTAATAGCTTTAAATGGACAAGCATCAATACAAGCACCGCATTTAATACACTTATTCTGATCAATTATAAACGGTTCTTTTACTTTTCCTTCTATAGCATTAACAGGGCATTGTCTTGCACATTTTGAGCAACCTTTACAGAGATCTTTTATAATTTCTATCTTCTTAAATGCCTGACATACGCCAGCTGGACATCTTTTTTCAACAATATGTGCCAAATACTCGTCCTTGAAATACTGTAATGTTGACAATACAGGATTTGGAGCTGTTTTACCAAGCCCGCATAATGAACCATCTTTTACAGCCAGAGCTAATTCCTGTAATATTTCAAGATCTTCCATTGTTGCTTTTCCACCAACAATTTTTTCAAGAATTTTCAGCATATTTTTAGTACCTTCGCGACAAGGAACACACTTACCACAGGATTCATTCTGAGTAAAGTTCATAAAGAATCTAGCAATCTCGACTATGCAAGTATCTTCATTCAGTACAACCAATCCGCCAGAACCTATCATTGCTCCTGCTCTTGTTAATGAATCATAATCAAGCGGCATATCAAGATGTTCTTCTGTTAAACATCCACCAGAAGGTCCACCAATTTGTACAGCTTTAAATTTCTTGTCATTTCTTATTCCACCGCCAATATCAAATATGATTTGTCTTAATGTAGATCCCATTGGAACCTCGATTAATCCGGTATTTCTGACTTCACCAGTTAAAGCAAAGGTTTTAGTGCCGGCATTATTTGCTGTACCTAAATCTTTAAACCACTGAGCACCATTATTGATAATTAGTGGGACATTAGCAAAGGTTTCTACGTTATTAATTAAAGTGGGTTTTTCAAATAACCCTTTATTCGCAGGAAATGGAGGCTTGGGTCTTGGCATGCCTCTTTCGCCTTCAATAGATGCAATAAGCGCTGTTTCTTCACCGCATACAAATGCTCCGGCTCCCTCTTTAATATGAACAATAAAGGAAAAATCTTTTCCTAAAATGTTTTTACCAAGTAAACCATACTGTTCAGCTTGCACAATTGCTTTTTTTAATCTGTCAACTGCAAGAGGATATTCTGCACG
Protein-coding regions in this window:
- a CDS encoding redox-sensing transcriptional repressor Rex, with product MSKKISVPTLKRLPNYYNIICQALESGEKYISSAKIAQLLDIDDTQVRKDIAATGYVGKPKVGFDVKEFKAHLEEFLGFNNTKEAFLIGAGNLGIALAKYDGFKKYGLDILSLFDTDPHKVGLKVGKKEVFALSKLPDLVRRMNIQIAILAVPSEVAQDVTDFLVQSGIRAIWNFAPANLKVPDYVLISNQDLAASFVVFSSLISER
- a CDS encoding NADH dehydrogenase; amino-acid sequence: MIANTIVDLKKEKEKAKQYLQEMGTRVLICAGTGCVANGSLEVYKRFQELGANVELKEEKYTPIKTGCHGFCENGVLVMIPEKHVTYAKVKPEDVDEIVSKHLIGCEIVERLLYRDPATNKSIKNNDEINFYAKQKRTSLSNCGHINPEDINECIASSGYQALEKILNGYTSEQVCNEMIESGLRGRGGGGFPTGRKWGFVRIAEGDKKYVICNGDEGDPGAFMDRSLMEGDPHRILEGMAIAAYAVGADEGYIYVRAEYPLAVDRLKKAIVQAEQYGLLGKNILGKDFSFIVHIKEGAGAFVCGEETALIASIEGERGMPRPKPPFPANKGLFEKPTLINNVETFANVPLIINNGAQWFKDLGTANNAGTKTFALTGEVRNTGLIEVPMGSTLRQIIFDIGGGIRNDKKFKAVQIGGPSGGCLTEEHLDMPLDYDSLTRAGAMIGSGGLVVLNEDTCIVEIARFFMNFTQNESCGKCVPCREGTKNMLKILEKIVGGKATMEDLEILQELALAVKDGSLCGLGKTAPNPVLSTLQYFKDEYLAHIVEKRCPAGVCQAFKKIEIIKDLCKGCSKCARQCPVNAIEGKVKEPFIIDQNKCIKCGACIDACPFKAIKEV
- a CDS encoding ferredoxin, yielding MTETLVKNKLYIDGREATYTDERNLLEVIRKAGIEVPTFCYRPDLTIYGGCRMCVVEIEGRGVQASCSVPPEPGLKVRVNTEKTRRVRKVALELLLANHNRECTTCEKSNNCELQELTQKMGIRDVRFGKREIELPIDDSNPSIVRDPNKCILCGDCVRMCKEVQGQNVLDFVNRGSETVVSPAYGKNMGDVDCVYCGQCTSVCPTGALTIKSEIDNAWAAVLNQQKVVVAQIAPAVRVALGEAFGFKPGENTIGLIVAALKKIGFNQIFDTSFAADMTIMEETTEFITRLQNKEKLPLFTSCCPAWVRFAEFRYPQLLKHLSTCKSPQQMFGSIAKKYLTKEYNIDPENLTVVSIMPCTAKKAEAQRNEFKNNGIQDVDIVLTTQELIRMIKEAGIDFSNIEPEPLDTPFGILTGAGVIFGSSGGVSEAVVRTAYEMVTGKPLEKFAVTEARGLDKFKELTVDIEGLKVKIAIVNGLQEANDLIERIEKGEAHYDIIEVMACPGGCIGGAGQPQSCKDTSIKKNRSKGLYKADVELPIHKSHENPQVQNLYKKWLESPNSKIAHELLHTHYKSKRRISGENIELTSGDIEEKKSEIAVCVGTCCYIKGSYDFMEGLVKRIKDNNLEDKVKVKATFCFENCGKSPTISVDGELVSNAVPEKAGEIFEKYIASKFNLE